From the genome of Pseudomonas sp. WJP1:
CTATCAGGCTATCCGTGAAGCTTTTGAAGCCCATTTACTCACATCAAAACTGGCTGCATCGGACAAAGAGGCCGTGGTCATTGTGCGGTTGTTTTGGTGCCGATTCCCCTTTGAGTTTCGTGTTCGGGACATACCGGCAGATCTTGCTTACCGGAGCACGGTTGTCTGGGTCAACTTTCTCAACGGAGTCAATTTCATCAAATCCGTCTCACCCCAATTGTTGGACAGGTTGAGCTTCCAACAGTTGGTCAACTTGCCCATGCACCGGGCCGAAGTTGCAACAACGGAAGAATTGAACCTCCTCAGTCTCACCAGGTTGCTTCCAACCCTGGATTGGGCCATCACCCATGGTTTTATCCCGCAAAAACACCTCGCAGAGTACACGCAAGCCGACATCGAACGTGCCTGCTCCGAACTGGAAAAACACGCGAACGAGGTCAATCAAGCGGCTATCCAGATCAATCAGGAGCCACCCAAACGGCTGGCCATCGCCAAGGCTGAAATACAAACGCTGTTCGCAAGCGAAGCGTTCAATACCGACGGACGCAAACTGGCCAGGTATGACGAGTTGGCTTCGATCGGCTTTCGCGACGCTCCACCACTCAGGGGTAAGGGATACAAGTATTACTCGTTCGCCGATGTATTGGCGTCCGGCAAGTTCGACGATCAGAAAAGATGGTTTGTGACTGAGGCCGATGGCGTGACCTTGAGCAACCAATGGATCAGGATGGACCAGGATCGGCATGTAGAAACCGATGCGCCTTGGCCGGTGCCCGGTAACATCTGGGAAGGCCGCCTTCGGCCAGTCCTCTCACCGAATGCCAAAATCCCCAATGTCCCTGCGCTGTTTGACAACGCCTTCAAGCGGCATCTGGTATCGATCACAGCTGCCTATCAAACATTGATCAGAACGCTATTAACCTCACTTCCCTATGCCGACCGCCTGGCGCTGGAGGTGGGCGAAGTCAAGATTTACAGCCTGCGCAAAGAAACCAGTAAAGTCGCCGCCAAAGACGAAACGCCCGACATAACGTTGCCGCTCAGAACACGTAACGGCGTGATCCTGAAAGCGACCCAAGTACAAGAACCCATCGGGGATGAAGCCGCGGTATCCGTCAGCACTTTTTACGAGCTTCTCCCTAAAGCCGGCGTGATACGTCGCATTGAAAATTTTGATGCGACGTTGTTGATTCCCCGGATCGGGGCGATGGCAACCACTTCCAATGGAGCCTATGTCGATGTCATCCGCGACAGGCATTTACCCTTCGACTGGGACGCGCATTCGAACGGCACCCCGCCCAAGGCAACGGTTTTCTGCGAGGCAATCATCGATCAGTTGCCACCGGCTTTCAGCGCCAGTACCGAGGTCACGGAGCAGCATCAACGTGCCCCATTGTCCCTGTCGTCCAGCCGTTCAATGGCGATCAGCCAACACATAGCCACCGAACTCCTGTTCGTTGACCCGCAAGCGTTGCGCACCTTTGCCAAAGGGCAGACCCGGTTTGAACTCGAAGAAGCAAAACGCAAAGAGGTATTTGAGATCGCAAAGTTGTTTGTGCCGTTCTGGGGCCCTGTCGAAGATCTGATTTCAGACGATAAAAACCGCATCGCCTTAGGAATAGTAGGCCTGTTTTTTGATGTGATTTCGTTTGCGATCCCGATTGGAAAATTCGCCTCGGGCTCGATAAGACTGATTGGCAACGCAGGTCGGTTGGCCACACGCACCACGCTTCCTTCATTCGCAACGCTGACAAAAACGCTGCTGGTATCGACGTTGCGAGCGTTGAACCCGCTTGAAATTATCCCCGCGCTGCTCAAAGGGTTGGGAAAAGCGGTGCGTTACATTTACAAAGCCGTCACGTTCAGGTTCAACGAGCTCATGGGGAAAATCCGCTACTACGACTACGTGCGCAGCTTGCCGCAGTTGAGCGATGCCGGACGTTGGATACCTGCAACGCGGGTAGATCACTTAGCCAGCATCAAAGGTCTGCACGATGTGCCAATACGCAATATCGGCACCTCTGGCAAGCTCGACTTGCGCCTGGTCGACCCATTGTCCTCCAAGCCCTATGGCCCGTCGCTAACCACCCGCTCCAGTGACTTCTCGCCTGGGCAATCGCACTACAGCACCCTGGAAAGCCGCCACCAGCACTCGTTTGTGGAGCTATCCAAGACTCGCCACGTACGCGAAGTGCTTGAAGTGGACGGCCGAACCACACTGTTCATTGATGACGTACCGTACCGGCTGAAGAGCGACACACTACGTCGCGCTGACTTGATTGACGAGAGTGATTCGCTGAAGCCAATACCCTGCCGACCGGCGCGCGCCCCAGGGACGGACGTATGCAAGACTCGTTATGTGAAGCGAGACCTGGCCCCGACACCAGCAGTCGGCACGTTCGATGAAACCAAGGGATGGGCCCCCTGGTTTGGGGACAGCATTTACACACCAGGCACTGCCGGCGCTCCCATGACAAGGGCTTCATTGGCCACTCACACAACGCTCGACGCGACGATGGAGCTGCGCAAAGGCATTTACGGACGAGTGAAAGTCAATGTGACGGAAAAGGGCGTAACCGATACCTTCCACTGCGGAGCCATCATCGCGGACTCGATCGACGGTTCGAAACAGTACGTTTTCACACGCATTGATGCCGGGGATTTTTACGTCACCGAACTGACGAAAGGGCAAAGCCTGCGTGAGGCACTGGTCTTCAAGCAAGCGTCCACCTTGCCCACCGGACTGAGGCGCGAGTTGATGGTGGTGTACACCGGTTCCTTGAATGCCAACAACATGGCGAGGATTTATGGTGTAGGTCGGGTTCAACGTGCTCTTGACGCAATGGAAGACATCGCCATACCGATCGGCGGCCATAGCAATCCGCCCGAGACGCTCAGATTGATCAAGGTCGATACCAGCCCAGGCGAGGCTGTGCTATTCGATCACTCGACCAGGATGATCGTCAGGCACTCCAACGATGGCGCAACGACCTGGTCGCTGTCCAGGGCTGCACCGAACAGTGTTCGCGAAACGACCGCAGAAATCCTCAACAATTTGTTTGGCAAGGCTGTCGTAACTGTGGAGTCATCCGCTCAGGGCCGGCCCATGGCTTTAAAAATCGACAACGCGATGCAGGAACTGGAAACCCTTATTAGCGAGGCAAAGAGAAGGCATTCAGACACCCTCAGAAACGTCGCGTTTGCCGAGATCAAGACGAAGACTGGATTGCGGGAAGTGTATGTCAGCGTTTCCGGTAGCGGGAACAACACGAGTTTCCTGCCTTTGTTTTCTGCCAACAGAAGAACGAACGAGGTGAGGGTCGGCCGTACGAGTTACTTCAATGTTGATCACGGTGCCAATGTTGACCGTACATCACTCAGTGTCTCGCACTCCGGCCAGATTCGGGCTGTCCCCCACACGATCGCCAATATCGAAACTTATACGCCTCAGTTCACTCTGCGACCCACTTCGCTGGACAGCGAGAGCAAGCTCATCAGGGTCATACGTGGCAAATACCCGGATCCAAACGAGCTTGATTCGATCACAATCGCGACCACCATGGCGCCATGCGATTCATGCGCCGTCGTCATGAAGCAATTTGGCTATGAGGGTGGCCCTGAGGCGCTGAACGTGACATGGGGGTAACAGCACACCCCATCAATGCTGCTGCAAATGCCCATACAACTTGGCGTACAGACCACCATCGGCAATCAGCTGCTGGTGGTCGCCATCCTCGGCGATCTGCCCACCGTCAAACACCAGCACCCGATCGGCCTGTTTCACCGCGGACAAGCGGTGGGCAATGATCAGGGTGGTGCGATGGCTGAGGAACCGCGCCAGGGCCTGGTGCAGGTTGTATTCGGTGGCGGCATCCAGCGCCGAGGTGGCCTCGTCGAGAATCACCACCTTGGGATCGGCCAGCACCATCCGCGCAATGGCCAGGCGTTGGCGCTGGCCGCCGGACAAGCGCACGCCGGAACGCCCAACGATGCTGTCCAAGCCATTGGGCAACTCGTGCACGGTGTTGTGCAATTGCGCGATTTCCAGCGCATTCCAGCACGCCTCGTCGCTGCGCTCACGCCCCATGGTCAGGTTCGCGCGAATGGTGTCATTGAACAGCGCCGGGTGTTGCAGGACCACCGCGACATTTTCCCGCACGGTTTCCAGGCCGATTTCCTGCTGGGTCGAACCACCGAAGCGGATGGTCCCGGCCAGCGGCGTATACAAGCCCAGCAGCAACTGCACCAGGGTGCTCTTGCCGCCACCGCTGGCACCGACGATCGCGACCTTTTCGCCGGGCGCAATCGACAGGTCCATCTGGTTCAATACCAGCTCGTCGCCGTAGCCGAAACTCAATCCCTGGACTTCGATGCCAACGGTTTCACGACCTTTGAACGGGTCGACACCGCCCGGGTGTTGCGGCTCATCGGCCCGGGCAAGCAGCTCGTTGATCCGCGATAGTGCGCCGCCGGCAGCGTAATACGCGTACTGCAGGTTCAGCAGTTGTTCGACCGGGCCGATCATGAACCACAGGTAGCTGAACACCGCGAGCATCTGGCCGATGGACAGGTCGGAAAACAGCACGGTGAGCATGGCGGCGGCACGGAAAATATCGATGCCGAACTGGAACAGCAAACCGCTGGCCCGGTTCGAGGCATCGGTTTTCCATTGCGAGTTCACCGCGTAATCACGAACGTCCCGGGCGCGTTGCCCCAAACGGCCGAGGAAAAAGCCCTGGCGGTTACCGGCCCGCACTTCCTGGATCGCGTCCAGGGTTTCGGTCAACGCCTGGGTGAAGCGCGAGGTGCTGTCGTTCTCGAGTTTCTTCAGGTGCTTGACCCGCTTGCCCAACTGCACCGTGGCGTAGATCACCAGCGGATTGAACAACAGGATCAGCAGCGCCAGTTGCCAGTGCATCCACACCAGGATGCCCGCGGTGCCCACCAGCGTCAGCATGGCCACCAGGAAACGACTGAGGGTTTCGCCGACGAATTTGTCCAGGGTGTCGAGATCGGTCACCAGGTGCGTGGTCACCGTGCCGCTGCCCAGGCTTTCGTATTCCCCCAGCGAAATACGCTTGAGGCGTTCGATCAGGCGGATGCGAATGCGGTAGACGATGTCCTTGGCCAAGGCGGCGAACAGGCGCGCCTGCACCACGTTGAACAGCAATGCCGCGCAACGCAGGGCCAGGGTCACCACCAGCATCAGGCCGATGTAGCCCGCGGCTTTCTGCCAGGCCTGCGGCAGTGCGAGGTTCATGATTTTCAGCGCGGCGTCGCCGTGCCCCAGCAACACTTCGTCTACCAGCAACGGCAGGAGCAAGGGAATCGGTACGCTGCACAGGGTCGCCAACACGGCCACGCCGTTGGCGATCCACAGGGATTTCTTGTGATGAAGGGCCAGGCGACGGATTTCTGCCCAGCTCAACCGGTCGACACGTTTAACGGTTGGGGTGTCGTTGGCCGGATCATGCACAGGCAGCACGCTCCAGCCAGCGGCCGAGCAAGGGGGACAGGACACTGAGGGGCTGATAGCCATTGGTCAGCAACGCCAACTGGCCATTGCGTTCAGCCAGCAACGTCGGGAAACCGGCAATGCCCAGGTCCTGGACCCAGGTGAAATCGGCGGCCGTCGCGGCGTGCGTATCGGCACGGTCGAAAGCGGCGGCGAACTCGATGCGCGGCAGCCCGGCCTGTTCCGCCAACTCCACCAGAACGCTGGCGCGGGTGACATCGCGACCTTCGGCGTAAAACGCGTGCTGGATCAACCCCAGCAGCTTCCACGCGCAATCCGGTGCCAGGCCCCGTGCAGTCACCAGCGCCCGGCAGGCCGGTTCGGTGTCATACACGAAGCCGTCGGGCAACGCGCCCTCGAGCTTGAAGGGTTGCCCCGTGGCCTCGGTGACCGCCTGCCAGTGCTCGAGTATGTAGCGACGAGTGCTCGGCTCCAGCGCCGAGCCACTGCCGGTACGCAAACCACCTACTACCAGGTGCACGTCCACGCCTGCGGCTTGCGCCTGCTCGACCAACGCGTTGGCCACCGGGGCAAAGCCCCAGCACCAGGAACACATCGGGTCCATCACATAGAGCAGGCGTGCAGACATGGTTCAGGCCTCGGTGGATGCTTGCTTGTAGTTGTAGCCGATCGGGTGCGGCAGGTTGCGAGCCTTGGCCAGTTCGATCTGCTTTTGCCGGTCGATGGCGCTGCGACGGGTTTTCTCGCTCAGCGTATCCCAGCAATGCGGGCAACTGATCCCGGCCACATAATGCTCGCTGGCCCGGTCGTCGACGCTGACCGGTGTGCGGCAGGCATGACATTGATCGTAGTCGCCTTCGCTCAGGTCGTGGCGAACCGTCACGCGGTTGTCGAACACAAAGCAGTCGCCCTGCCACTTGGTTTCTTCCTGAGGCACCTCTTCGAGGTATTTCAGGATGCCACCCTTGAGGTGATAGACCTCATCGAAGCCTTCGCTGAGCATGTAGCTCGAGGCCTTTTCACAACGAATGCCGCCGGTGCAGAACATCGCCACCTTCTTGTGCACGGACGGGTCGAAGTTGGCTTTGATGTAGTCGGGAAATTCGCGAAAACTGGTGGTTTTCGGGTCGATAGCGCCTTCAAAGGTGCCGATCGAGACTTCGTAGTCGTTGCGGGTATCGATCAACAGGACCTCAGGGTCGCTGATCAGCGCGTTCCAGTCCTGCGGGTCGACGTAGGTGCCGACCTTCCTGTTCGGGTCCACGCCTTCGACGCCCAGGGTCACGATCTCTTTCTTGAGCTTGACCTTGGTGCGGTAGAACGGCTGCTCGTCGCAGTACGACTCTTTATGGTCGATGTCGTCCATGCGCGGGTCGTTCTTGAGCCAGGCCATCAGCCCGTCAATGCCTTCGCGGCTGCCGGACACGGTGCCGTTGATGCCTTCTTCGGCGATCAGCAGCGTGCCTTTGATGCCGTTGTCGACCATGGCCTTGAGCAGGGGCTCGCGCAGGGCGACGTAATCTTGCAGGGTGACGAACTTATACAGTGCCGCCACGACAATCTGTTGTGTCATGGGTAAATCTCCAGGTGGCTACCCTCGTAAGGGGTGAACCGGATGCGAAAAAAAAACGCGCCGGGTGAGCGGCGCGTTTCATAGTCTAACAAAAATAACGCATCCCTTGTAGGAGCGAGGCTTGCCCGCGAAGAACGATTACGCGTTACATCAGATACATCGCGGTGTCTGGTTCGCGGGCAAGCCTCGCTCCTACAGAGGGAGGGGTGTATCAGTGCTTGCTGCCACCGGCACAAGTCGGCGAGGCCGGGGCCGCGTCGATTTGTGCCCATTCCTCAGGCGTGTAGGTGTGCAGCGCCAAGGCATGGAACTCGCCCATCAGCTCGCCAAGCGTGCCGTAGACCTTCTGGTGGCGCTTGACCCGGTTCAGGCCTTCGAACTGTGCACTGACCACCACGGCCTTGTAGTGGGTTTGCAACCCACGGCTGTGCATGTGGCTTTCGTCCAGCACCTGCAAATGCTCGGGCTGAAGCAAACCCAGCGTCGATTCAATGCGTTGTTGCATGGTCATGCCCAACTCCGGCTCAAGGCTTTTTCTTGGCTGGAGCGGCGGCTTTAGGCTCCAGTTCGGCGGTCATGTCAGCCAGCAGCTTGTTGACCACAGGCACCGCGCTTTCCAGCTTGGCCTGGGTCATCTGGGCCGATTGCTGGGTCAGCTGCGGCATTTTTTCCAGGACTTTCTTGCCCAGTGGCGACTGGTAGAACGCGACCAGGTCCTTGAGCTCAGACTCG
Proteins encoded in this window:
- a CDS encoding deaminase domain-containing protein, translated to MLATLRETPVNIAWPALPLKPFSPLTQVSADGLKALWQMLRDRDFINMCTKLELKHGDLSVAFKQGKYVYQAWKNTGHKVTLELTEHAKWQPLKLRIEQAAALLGGVLKSNRTIGFDKMCVFYGFALTSRDPQKVEATIKAVEDRIASHRLRLENDFDILDLAPPTGEKDLEEVRDIQQDSPDIPPDTLSLHSVQARAKVIDAVNQFLPENITSAFTHLAKDVLSTATIEQLRATPSVYLEKILQSAQAQKLGNTLLTTMDWYGGKTGEETSPYIRTRLIASALQHWLSAQTQAPTDFIAGYDWQSRSNWGKSYQAIREAFEAHLLTSKLAASDKEAVVIVRLFWCRFPFEFRVRDIPADLAYRSTVVWVNFLNGVNFIKSVSPQLLDRLSFQQLVNLPMHRAEVATTEELNLLSLTRLLPTLDWAITHGFIPQKHLAEYTQADIERACSELEKHANEVNQAAIQINQEPPKRLAIAKAEIQTLFASEAFNTDGRKLARYDELASIGFRDAPPLRGKGYKYYSFADVLASGKFDDQKRWFVTEADGVTLSNQWIRMDQDRHVETDAPWPVPGNIWEGRLRPVLSPNAKIPNVPALFDNAFKRHLVSITAAYQTLIRTLLTSLPYADRLALEVGEVKIYSLRKETSKVAAKDETPDITLPLRTRNGVILKATQVQEPIGDEAAVSVSTFYELLPKAGVIRRIENFDATLLIPRIGAMATTSNGAYVDVIRDRHLPFDWDAHSNGTPPKATVFCEAIIDQLPPAFSASTEVTEQHQRAPLSLSSSRSMAISQHIATELLFVDPQALRTFAKGQTRFELEEAKRKEVFEIAKLFVPFWGPVEDLISDDKNRIALGIVGLFFDVISFAIPIGKFASGSIRLIGNAGRLATRTTLPSFATLTKTLLVSTLRALNPLEIIPALLKGLGKAVRYIYKAVTFRFNELMGKIRYYDYVRSLPQLSDAGRWIPATRVDHLASIKGLHDVPIRNIGTSGKLDLRLVDPLSSKPYGPSLTTRSSDFSPGQSHYSTLESRHQHSFVELSKTRHVREVLEVDGRTTLFIDDVPYRLKSDTLRRADLIDESDSLKPIPCRPARAPGTDVCKTRYVKRDLAPTPAVGTFDETKGWAPWFGDSIYTPGTAGAPMTRASLATHTTLDATMELRKGIYGRVKVNVTEKGVTDTFHCGAIIADSIDGSKQYVFTRIDAGDFYVTELTKGQSLREALVFKQASTLPTGLRRELMVVYTGSLNANNMARIYGVGRVQRALDAMEDIAIPIGGHSNPPETLRLIKVDTSPGEAVLFDHSTRMIVRHSNDGATTWSLSRAAPNSVRETTAEILNNLFGKAVVTVESSAQGRPMALKIDNAMQELETLISEAKRRHSDTLRNVAFAEIKTKTGLREVYVSVSGSGNNTSFLPLFSANRRTNEVRVGRTSYFNVDHGANVDRTSLSVSHSGQIRAVPHTIANIETYTPQFTLRPTSLDSESKLIRVIRGKYPDPNELDSITIATTMAPCDSCAVVMKQFGYEGGPEALNVTWG
- a CDS encoding ABC transporter ATP-binding protein, with protein sequence MHDPANDTPTVKRVDRLSWAEIRRLALHHKKSLWIANGVAVLATLCSVPIPLLLPLLVDEVLLGHGDAALKIMNLALPQAWQKAAGYIGLMLVVTLALRCAALLFNVVQARLFAALAKDIVYRIRIRLIERLKRISLGEYESLGSGTVTTHLVTDLDTLDKFVGETLSRFLVAMLTLVGTAGILVWMHWQLALLILLFNPLVIYATVQLGKRVKHLKKLENDSTSRFTQALTETLDAIQEVRAGNRQGFFLGRLGQRARDVRDYAVNSQWKTDASNRASGLLFQFGIDIFRAAAMLTVLFSDLSIGQMLAVFSYLWFMIGPVEQLLNLQYAYYAAGGALSRINELLARADEPQHPGGVDPFKGRETVGIEVQGLSFGYGDELVLNQMDLSIAPGEKVAIVGASGGGKSTLVQLLLGLYTPLAGTIRFGGSTQQEIGLETVRENVAVVLQHPALFNDTIRANLTMGRERSDEACWNALEIAQLHNTVHELPNGLDSIVGRSGVRLSGGQRQRLAIARMVLADPKVVILDEATSALDAATEYNLHQALARFLSHRTTLIIAHRLSAVKQADRVLVFDGGQIAEDGDHQQLIADGGLYAKLYGHLQQH
- a CDS encoding DsbA family protein gives rise to the protein MCSWCWGFAPVANALVEQAQAAGVDVHLVVGGLRTGSGSALEPSTRRYILEHWQAVTEATGQPFKLEGALPDGFVYDTEPACRALVTARGLAPDCAWKLLGLIQHAFYAEGRDVTRASVLVELAEQAGLPRIEFAAAFDRADTHAATAADFTWVQDLGIAGFPTLLAERNGQLALLTNGYQPLSVLSPLLGRWLERAACA
- the trhO gene encoding oxygen-dependent tRNA uridine(34) hydroxylase TrhO, which translates into the protein MTQQIVVAALYKFVTLQDYVALREPLLKAMVDNGIKGTLLIAEEGINGTVSGSREGIDGLMAWLKNDPRMDDIDHKESYCDEQPFYRTKVKLKKEIVTLGVEGVDPNRKVGTYVDPQDWNALISDPEVLLIDTRNDYEVSIGTFEGAIDPKTTSFREFPDYIKANFDPSVHKKVAMFCTGGIRCEKASSYMLSEGFDEVYHLKGGILKYLEEVPQEETKWQGDCFVFDNRVTVRHDLSEGDYDQCHACRTPVSVDDRASEHYVAGISCPHCWDTLSEKTRRSAIDRQKQIELAKARNLPHPIGYNYKQASTEA
- a CDS encoding BolA family protein → MTMQQRIESTLGLLQPEHLQVLDESHMHSRGLQTHYKAVVVSAQFEGLNRVKRHQKVYGTLGELMGEFHALALHTYTPEEWAQIDAAPASPTCAGGSKH